A window of the Hordeum vulgare subsp. vulgare chromosome 5H, MorexV3_pseudomolecules_assembly, whole genome shotgun sequence genome harbors these coding sequences:
- the LOC123397619 gene encoding protein ALWAYS EARLY 2-like isoform X1, translated as MSSTRKVRNVNKRYAKINEDWPEKDATVVHKNKVRKKKLSDLGSQWSKDELEHFYGAYRKYGKDWRKVAGAVHDRTSDMVEALYNMNRAYLSLPEGTATAAGLIAMMTDHYNILDGSNSDHESNGSPKTSRKPQKRGRAKLQSVSKTSDTRYPDLLQSQPASSSYGCLSLLKKKRSGDLLVGNKPRAVGKRTPRVPVASMYHRDDKIGPSNRQAKPDANNGDEEGALAALALAEVCQRGGSPQVSQASGRSSGQMFLSPGKSIDRKNADSEMGSSKMHGFQVEADYPEGSLGSREAETGDYRKDASYFLNNEGSASGKSKPKVKRMQKRRKKAAQKTDDQFEDDREACSGTEEGYSSRKAKDEADVDVFGSKISWPSNKSNKRSRQLFFGDELSALDALHTLADISVNILQPSSIAESESSAQFKDESKDNESDDKPSVPAAVSLFDKKDKPRKTKKIKRQSEIASNEMVTRKKAKLSKDHHHDGSTSEVKQDDCKCGVKMEKKKRKPSTVKISKDEKNTLKDSEKTEVSAEEGKVSSSKGRHAHASPVSKQNKSKAQESSPAHADFGKEAMDTVDTAENAITQQSDSASKSKSRRKLGILKALAPESKPAEGADDSCDNVSYPVNNVIELKDKLSHCLSSRFLRRWCMSEWFYSAIDYPWFAKSEFVEYLNHVKLGHVPRLTRVEWGVIRSSLGKPRRLSKQFLQEEREKLSQYRESVRQHYAELQSGVREGLPTDLARPLAVGQRVIARHPKTRELHDGSVLTVDRTRCRVQFDRPELGVEFVMDIDCMPLHPLENFPESLRRQNIVNKYYSSFSEVKFEDRPKEYGGGGAARFLPNGDTFDSIAQAKTTANEAAAAAQQAMYGQPCTLSQIQEREADIRALAELSRALDKKEALLVELRHMNEEVSGKQKDGETIRDLEHFRKQYAMVLVQLRDSNDHVASALLCLRQRNTFHGHPAQPYPTKSTENGGAFNRTPDPSSNLFGYINQESGSQVMEIIDTSRSKAKTMVDVAIQAMCKVSEGENAFAKIGEALDNLNLRGTGSGSSILGIRRIPPDSGQANSDNSASGRFDPAAAATNNISSPRVLPNGSDSEAQFPSELISSCVATILMIQNCTEKQYHPAEVAHILDSALSRLQPCSSQNVPIFREIEMCMGIIKNQMLALIPTPSG; from the exons ATGTCTTCCACAAGAAAAGTGAGAAATGTTAACAAGCGCTATGCCAAAATTAATGAAGATTGGCCAGAAAAGGATGCAACGGTTGTACATAAAAATAAAGTGCGA AAGAAAAAATTATCCGACCTTGGTTCTCAGTGGAGCAAAGATGAGTTGGAGCACTTCTATGGAGCTTATAGAAAATATGGAAAAGATTGGAGGAAG GTGGCTGGTGCGGTCCATGATAGAACATCTGATATGGTGGAGGCTCTTTACAACATGAATAGG GCATATTTATCTCTTCCAGAGGGAACTGCTACGGCTGCAGGGTTGATAGCGATGATGACCGATCACTATAATATTCTG GATGGGAGTAACAGTGATCATGAGAGTAACGGTTCACCGAAAACTTCTAGGAAGCCACAGAAGCGTGGCCGTGCAAAACTTCAGTCTGTGTCGAAGACATCTGATACACGTTACCCTGATCTACTGCAATCCCAGCCTGCTTCATCGAGCTATGGATGCCTTTCTTTGTTGAAGAAGAAACGCTCTGGAG ACTTGCTTGTAGGTAACAAGCCACGTGCTGTTGGAAAAAGGACTCCACGAGTGCCTGTTGCAAGCATGTACCACCGAGATGACAAGATAGGTCCATCAAATAGGCAAGCAAAACCAGACGCTAAtaatggtgatgaagaaggtgcTCTAGCTGCTTTAGCTCTGGCAGAGGTCTGTCAAAGAGGAGGCTCGCCTCAGGTTTCTCAAGCATCTGGAAGATCCAGTGGCCAAATGTTCCTGTCTCCTGGTAAAAGTATCGACAGAAAA AATGCAGATTCAGAGATgggaagttcaaagatgcatggaTTTCAAGTAGAAGCTGATTATCCGGAAGGTAGCTTAGGAAGCAGGGAAGCAGAGACTGGTGACTATCGCAAAGATGCTTCCTATTTTCTGAATAACGAAGGTTCTGCATCTGGCAAGTCTAAGCCAAAAGTTAAGAGGATGCAAAAGAGAAGAAAGAAAGCTGCACAAAAAACAGACGATCAATTCGAGGATGACAGAGAGGCTTGCAGTGGCACTGAAGAAGGGTATAGTTCCAGAAAGGCTAAAGATGAAGCAGATGTGGACGTATTTGGAAGTAAAATTTCATGGCCATCTAACAAATCAAACAAAAGAAGCCGGCAACTATTTTTTGGTG ATGAATTGTCAGCTCTCGACGCATTACATACATTAGCTGATATCTCTGTGAATATTCTACAACCTTCTTCTATAGCTGAATCGG AATCATCGGCACAATTTAAGGATGAAAGCAAAGACAATGAATCTGATGATAAGCCTAGTGTGCCTGCGGCAGTATCATTATTTGACAAAAAAGATAAgcccagaaaaacaaaaaagatcaAAAGGCAGTCAGAAATTGCAAGCAACGAGATGGTTACTAGGAAAAAAGCTAAGCTTTCTAAAGATCACCATCATGACGGGAGTACTTCTGAAGTGAAGCAGGATGATTGTAAATGTGGTGTTAAAatggagaaaaagaaaaggaagccTTCCACAGTAAAG ATCTCCAAAGATGAGAAGAATACACTAAAAGATAGTGAGAAGACCGAG GTTTCTGCTGAAGAAGGGAAGGTATCTTCTAGTAAAGGCAGGCATGCTCATGCTAGTCCAGTTTCAAAACAAAACAAGTCCAAAGCACAGGAAAGTTCTCCAGCACATGCTGATTTTGGAAAAGAAGCCATGGATACGGTGGACACGGCAGAAAACGCAATAACTCAGCAATCGGACTCGGCATCAAAGTCTAAAAGCCGGCGCAAGTTAGGCATTTTGAAAGCACTTGCTCCAGAGAGTAAGCCTGCTGAGGGCGCTGATGATTCGTGCGATAATGTTTCCTACCCAGTGAATAACGTTATTGAACTCAAG GACAAGCTCTCTCACTGCTTATCTTCACGTTTCCTCCGGAGGTGGTGCATGTCTGAGTGGTTCTATAGTGCAATTGATTATCCATGGTTTGCGAAGAGTGAATTTGTTGAGTACTTGAATCATGTAAAGCTGGGTCATGTGCCAAGGCTGACTCGTGTCGAGTGGGGTGTTATAAGGAG TTCTCTTGGAAAGCCACGTCGATTGTCAAAGCAGTTTTTACAAGAGGAGAGGGAAAAGCTTTCTCAGTATCGCGAGTCAGTCAGACAACACTATGCTGAACTTCAGTCTGGTGTTCGAGAAGGTCTACCAACTGATCTTGCTCGACCCTTAGCAGTTGGGCAGCGTGTTATAGCCCGTCATCCCAAAACAAGAGAACTTCATGATGGGAGTGTTTTGACTGTCGACCGTACTCGCTGTCGGGTTCAATTTGATCGGCCTGAGCTGGGTGTTGAATTTGTGATG GATATTGATTGTATGCCGTTACACCCACTGGAAAATttccccgagtctctcagacgccaAAATATCGTGAATAAATACTACAGCAGCTTCTCAGAAGTAAAATTTGAGGATCGACCCAAAGAGTATGGTGGTGGAGGCGCAGCAAGGTTCTTACCAAAT GGGGACACATTTGATTCGATTGCACAGGCCAAAACTACAGCAAACGAGGCTGCAGCCGCAGCACAACAGGCAATGTACGGCCAGCCATGTACACTGTCACAGATTCAGGAGAGAGAAGCAGATATAAGGGCTCTTGCGGAACTGTCACGTGCTCTCGATAAAAAG GAAGCCTTGCTGGTAGAGTTGAGGCACATGAATGAAGAAGTGTCTGGAAAGCAAAAGGACGGGGAAACCATTAGAGATTTGGAGCACTTCAGGAAGCAATACGCCATGGTGCTCGTACAGCTGAGAGATTCAAATGATCAC GTGGCTTCGGCCTTGCTTTGTCTGCGGCAACGGAACACATTTCATGGGCATCCAGCACAGCCATATCCTACTAAATCaacggaaaatggtggagcttttAACAGAACACCAGACCCATCTAGTAACCTTTTTGGTTATATTAATCAGGAGTCTGGATCTCAAGTGATGGAAATTATCGACACTTCAAGGTCCAAAGCTAAAACGATGGTTGATGTCGCTATTCAG GCAATGTGCAAAGTAAGTGAAGGAGAGAACGCATTTGCCAAAATAGGGGAAGCACTAGACAATCTGAACCTCCGTGGCACCGGCTCTGGTTCCAGCATACTAGGCATAAGGCGGATACCACCTGATTCCGGACAGGCAAATTCAGATAACAGCGCCTCTGGCCGCTTCGATCCTGCCGCAGCAGCGACCAATAACATTTCCAGCCCAAGAGTATTGCCCAACGGCAGCGACTCCGAAGCCCAGTTCCCGTCAGAGTTGATTTCGTCGTGCGTAGCGACCATCCTAATGATACAG AACTGCACGGAGAAGCAGTATCACCCCGCGGAAGTGGCGCACATCCTCGACTCAGCGCTGTCGCGGCTGCAACCGTGCAGCTCGCAGAACGTGCCCATCTTCAGGGAGATCGAGATGTGCATGGGTATCATCAAGAACCAGATGCTGGCGCTGATACCCACCCCTAGTGGCTAG
- the LOC123397619 gene encoding protein ALWAYS EARLY 2-like isoform X2 gives MSSTRKVRNVNKRYAKINEDWPEKDATVVHKNKVRKKKLSDLGSQWSKDELEHFYGAYRKYGKDWRKVAGAVHDRTSDMVEALYNMNRAYLSLPEGTATAAGLIAMMTDHYNILDGSNSDHESNGSPKTSRKPQKRGRAKLQSVSKTSDTRYPDLLQSQPASSSYGCLSLLKKKRSGGNKPRAVGKRTPRVPVASMYHRDDKIGPSNRQAKPDANNGDEEGALAALALAEVCQRGGSPQVSQASGRSSGQMFLSPGKSIDRKNADSEMGSSKMHGFQVEADYPEGSLGSREAETGDYRKDASYFLNNEGSASGKSKPKVKRMQKRRKKAAQKTDDQFEDDREACSGTEEGYSSRKAKDEADVDVFGSKISWPSNKSNKRSRQLFFGDELSALDALHTLADISVNILQPSSIAESESSAQFKDESKDNESDDKPSVPAAVSLFDKKDKPRKTKKIKRQSEIASNEMVTRKKAKLSKDHHHDGSTSEVKQDDCKCGVKMEKKKRKPSTVKISKDEKNTLKDSEKTEVSAEEGKVSSSKGRHAHASPVSKQNKSKAQESSPAHADFGKEAMDTVDTAENAITQQSDSASKSKSRRKLGILKALAPESKPAEGADDSCDNVSYPVNNVIELKDKLSHCLSSRFLRRWCMSEWFYSAIDYPWFAKSEFVEYLNHVKLGHVPRLTRVEWGVIRSSLGKPRRLSKQFLQEEREKLSQYRESVRQHYAELQSGVREGLPTDLARPLAVGQRVIARHPKTRELHDGSVLTVDRTRCRVQFDRPELGVEFVMDIDCMPLHPLENFPESLRRQNIVNKYYSSFSEVKFEDRPKEYGGGGAARFLPNGDTFDSIAQAKTTANEAAAAAQQAMYGQPCTLSQIQEREADIRALAELSRALDKKEALLVELRHMNEEVSGKQKDGETIRDLEHFRKQYAMVLVQLRDSNDHVASALLCLRQRNTFHGHPAQPYPTKSTENGGAFNRTPDPSSNLFGYINQESGSQVMEIIDTSRSKAKTMVDVAIQAMCKVSEGENAFAKIGEALDNLNLRGTGSGSSILGIRRIPPDSGQANSDNSASGRFDPAAAATNNISSPRVLPNGSDSEAQFPSELISSCVATILMIQNCTEKQYHPAEVAHILDSALSRLQPCSSQNVPIFREIEMCMGIIKNQMLALIPTPSG, from the exons ATGTCTTCCACAAGAAAAGTGAGAAATGTTAACAAGCGCTATGCCAAAATTAATGAAGATTGGCCAGAAAAGGATGCAACGGTTGTACATAAAAATAAAGTGCGA AAGAAAAAATTATCCGACCTTGGTTCTCAGTGGAGCAAAGATGAGTTGGAGCACTTCTATGGAGCTTATAGAAAATATGGAAAAGATTGGAGGAAG GTGGCTGGTGCGGTCCATGATAGAACATCTGATATGGTGGAGGCTCTTTACAACATGAATAGG GCATATTTATCTCTTCCAGAGGGAACTGCTACGGCTGCAGGGTTGATAGCGATGATGACCGATCACTATAATATTCTG GATGGGAGTAACAGTGATCATGAGAGTAACGGTTCACCGAAAACTTCTAGGAAGCCACAGAAGCGTGGCCGTGCAAAACTTCAGTCTGTGTCGAAGACATCTGATACACGTTACCCTGATCTACTGCAATCCCAGCCTGCTTCATCGAGCTATGGATGCCTTTCTTTGTTGAAGAAGAAACGCTCTGGAG GTAACAAGCCACGTGCTGTTGGAAAAAGGACTCCACGAGTGCCTGTTGCAAGCATGTACCACCGAGATGACAAGATAGGTCCATCAAATAGGCAAGCAAAACCAGACGCTAAtaatggtgatgaagaaggtgcTCTAGCTGCTTTAGCTCTGGCAGAGGTCTGTCAAAGAGGAGGCTCGCCTCAGGTTTCTCAAGCATCTGGAAGATCCAGTGGCCAAATGTTCCTGTCTCCTGGTAAAAGTATCGACAGAAAA AATGCAGATTCAGAGATgggaagttcaaagatgcatggaTTTCAAGTAGAAGCTGATTATCCGGAAGGTAGCTTAGGAAGCAGGGAAGCAGAGACTGGTGACTATCGCAAAGATGCTTCCTATTTTCTGAATAACGAAGGTTCTGCATCTGGCAAGTCTAAGCCAAAAGTTAAGAGGATGCAAAAGAGAAGAAAGAAAGCTGCACAAAAAACAGACGATCAATTCGAGGATGACAGAGAGGCTTGCAGTGGCACTGAAGAAGGGTATAGTTCCAGAAAGGCTAAAGATGAAGCAGATGTGGACGTATTTGGAAGTAAAATTTCATGGCCATCTAACAAATCAAACAAAAGAAGCCGGCAACTATTTTTTGGTG ATGAATTGTCAGCTCTCGACGCATTACATACATTAGCTGATATCTCTGTGAATATTCTACAACCTTCTTCTATAGCTGAATCGG AATCATCGGCACAATTTAAGGATGAAAGCAAAGACAATGAATCTGATGATAAGCCTAGTGTGCCTGCGGCAGTATCATTATTTGACAAAAAAGATAAgcccagaaaaacaaaaaagatcaAAAGGCAGTCAGAAATTGCAAGCAACGAGATGGTTACTAGGAAAAAAGCTAAGCTTTCTAAAGATCACCATCATGACGGGAGTACTTCTGAAGTGAAGCAGGATGATTGTAAATGTGGTGTTAAAatggagaaaaagaaaaggaagccTTCCACAGTAAAG ATCTCCAAAGATGAGAAGAATACACTAAAAGATAGTGAGAAGACCGAG GTTTCTGCTGAAGAAGGGAAGGTATCTTCTAGTAAAGGCAGGCATGCTCATGCTAGTCCAGTTTCAAAACAAAACAAGTCCAAAGCACAGGAAAGTTCTCCAGCACATGCTGATTTTGGAAAAGAAGCCATGGATACGGTGGACACGGCAGAAAACGCAATAACTCAGCAATCGGACTCGGCATCAAAGTCTAAAAGCCGGCGCAAGTTAGGCATTTTGAAAGCACTTGCTCCAGAGAGTAAGCCTGCTGAGGGCGCTGATGATTCGTGCGATAATGTTTCCTACCCAGTGAATAACGTTATTGAACTCAAG GACAAGCTCTCTCACTGCTTATCTTCACGTTTCCTCCGGAGGTGGTGCATGTCTGAGTGGTTCTATAGTGCAATTGATTATCCATGGTTTGCGAAGAGTGAATTTGTTGAGTACTTGAATCATGTAAAGCTGGGTCATGTGCCAAGGCTGACTCGTGTCGAGTGGGGTGTTATAAGGAG TTCTCTTGGAAAGCCACGTCGATTGTCAAAGCAGTTTTTACAAGAGGAGAGGGAAAAGCTTTCTCAGTATCGCGAGTCAGTCAGACAACACTATGCTGAACTTCAGTCTGGTGTTCGAGAAGGTCTACCAACTGATCTTGCTCGACCCTTAGCAGTTGGGCAGCGTGTTATAGCCCGTCATCCCAAAACAAGAGAACTTCATGATGGGAGTGTTTTGACTGTCGACCGTACTCGCTGTCGGGTTCAATTTGATCGGCCTGAGCTGGGTGTTGAATTTGTGATG GATATTGATTGTATGCCGTTACACCCACTGGAAAATttccccgagtctctcagacgccaAAATATCGTGAATAAATACTACAGCAGCTTCTCAGAAGTAAAATTTGAGGATCGACCCAAAGAGTATGGTGGTGGAGGCGCAGCAAGGTTCTTACCAAAT GGGGACACATTTGATTCGATTGCACAGGCCAAAACTACAGCAAACGAGGCTGCAGCCGCAGCACAACAGGCAATGTACGGCCAGCCATGTACACTGTCACAGATTCAGGAGAGAGAAGCAGATATAAGGGCTCTTGCGGAACTGTCACGTGCTCTCGATAAAAAG GAAGCCTTGCTGGTAGAGTTGAGGCACATGAATGAAGAAGTGTCTGGAAAGCAAAAGGACGGGGAAACCATTAGAGATTTGGAGCACTTCAGGAAGCAATACGCCATGGTGCTCGTACAGCTGAGAGATTCAAATGATCAC GTGGCTTCGGCCTTGCTTTGTCTGCGGCAACGGAACACATTTCATGGGCATCCAGCACAGCCATATCCTACTAAATCaacggaaaatggtggagcttttAACAGAACACCAGACCCATCTAGTAACCTTTTTGGTTATATTAATCAGGAGTCTGGATCTCAAGTGATGGAAATTATCGACACTTCAAGGTCCAAAGCTAAAACGATGGTTGATGTCGCTATTCAG GCAATGTGCAAAGTAAGTGAAGGAGAGAACGCATTTGCCAAAATAGGGGAAGCACTAGACAATCTGAACCTCCGTGGCACCGGCTCTGGTTCCAGCATACTAGGCATAAGGCGGATACCACCTGATTCCGGACAGGCAAATTCAGATAACAGCGCCTCTGGCCGCTTCGATCCTGCCGCAGCAGCGACCAATAACATTTCCAGCCCAAGAGTATTGCCCAACGGCAGCGACTCCGAAGCCCAGTTCCCGTCAGAGTTGATTTCGTCGTGCGTAGCGACCATCCTAATGATACAG AACTGCACGGAGAAGCAGTATCACCCCGCGGAAGTGGCGCACATCCTCGACTCAGCGCTGTCGCGGCTGCAACCGTGCAGCTCGCAGAACGTGCCCATCTTCAGGGAGATCGAGATGTGCATGGGTATCATCAAGAACCAGATGCTGGCGCTGATACCCACCCCTAGTGGCTAG